Genomic segment of Malania oleifera isolate guangnan ecotype guangnan chromosome 7, ASM2987363v1, whole genome shotgun sequence:
TATGTTTGTTCATATCTTTAGCCACTACTTGTTATTTGCCTCTAAATCAGTTAGAAGTGAAGAATGTtgtcctacatggtgatcttcatgaggaggtatatatggagcaaccacctgggtttgttgctcagggagAGTCAGACTCAATGTCTCGgcttaagaaatcattatatggattaaaacaatctcctagacCATGGTTTGGCCggtttagtgttgtagtacttgagtctAGCCTCCAATGGTGTGCAATAGATCACTATATAGTTTATCATCATACTCCATCTGGAAGGATttttcttattgtgtatgtggatgacattgtgggCATTGGTGATGATGGAGGCATCCAGGACCTAAAGGTTTTCCTACAGAGTAAGTTTCAgaccaaggacttgggaccattgaagtattTCTTGGGCATAGAAGTATTGAGATCTCGTATGGGAATTGttttgtcatagaggaagtatgttcttgatcttttagatgagatggGACTATTGGGATCCAAACATGTTGATACaaccatggatcccaatagtaagttagtgttagatatgggtgatttgttgcctaacccaagaCTGTGCCTTGAGAATTGttgaaaagttgaattatctGACTGTCAGTTGACTAGATATAtccttcacaacaagtgttgtgagttagtttctCGATTCCTTGAGAGCAGGTCACTGAGATGCAATAatttgcattttgagatatcttaaaggtGCACTAGGGAGAGGTCTCTAATATCAGGATGGGGGTCACATTCGGGGATTAtgtagatgcagattgggctgggtcACCCCTCCGACTGAATACCCACAACCAGATActatatctttgttggtggtaatttggtgtcttggaaaagtaagaaacaaattgtggttggTCTCTTTTATTAGGATGGGGGTCACATTCGAGGATTAtgtagatgcagattgggctgggtcACCCTACAACCGAAGACCCAAAACCAGTTActatatctttgttggtggtaatttggtgtcttggaaaagtaagaaacaaattgtggtggctaGGTCAAGGTCAAGTTTTGAGTCAGAGTATAGGGCTATGACACACATTACTTGTGAACTTATTTGGTTGAACAaaatgttgaaagaactaggatttccacattctcagcctatggagttgatgtgtgataatcaagttgctattcatattgcctctaGCCTAGTCTTCTATGAATGgacaaagcatattgaagttgattgccattttattTGGGAGAAATCTgtatagaagctcattacaaccgctCATGTGAAGTCTAAGTtaagcttgctgatttgttcactagCCTTAGGaggtgcttgtgtgaaattcatttgtaataagctaggagcatatgatatatatactccagcttgagggagagtgttaatggttatttagtcatttagcaatattattatgtgttagagttatgttagtaagtgtgagttagtaagggtattatggtcattgatattgtacttgacatatatagtaaatagagggagagacctataaTTGAGGTTAGCTCtaccattttacccaattattcaacactTCCTTTTTGCCTTtggtgtcttttttttttttaataaaaaagaaaactCTTGTGCCTTCTTTTCCTTGGATTTTGTCAGTCGGATGCCTCTGCTTTTGTCACATTTCGTTACAAACTATTAATGTGGGACGCACCTGAATATCAAATGGGAACATATTTTTAGTTCTTTGGTTCATATTATGagtatttaataaattattttctaataaaaGGGCAAAACAAAGAGATCATCTTCTTTTATCTCTGAATTAATACATTGTTGCTAAACAGGATATTGGATTTAGCGTGGAGCATGCAAATCCTTCAGGTGAAAAAACAGTAAGTTGCATCacgattttatttttaatgtttttgagGTAATGCTCTTATGTTGCAGTCCTTTTACACTTACATTCCAGCTATATCTCTGAATTTTTTTGATTGTTTGCTTCCACCCCACCCCCctcacccccccaaaaaaaattttttttttcctttttattttttacttttactGTTCCTCACGGGGCATGGGTTGTAATTCCACAGCTGATCCTACCTTACCGACGTCACGAATCTAACCAAGTGAGTTGATGCTTTTGTTGTTGATGATTGTTTTACCATCTCTCTTGGAATAAtgatcttaattttttttaatgaatttccTTGCAGGGTAACTTTTGCACATGCATGGCTGGGAACTACAAACTTATTTGGGACAATTCGTATTcaacatttttcaaaaaggtAGGCAGATGCATTTGAAGGCATTTGTTAGTTTTTAAAAGCTTCAATTGTCTCCCTTAATAATAATGTTGACAACAATGACTATAGTACTAGTAGTAACAAAAACAATAAATATGGTGCACAGATTTTGATTTGATAGGCTGGCCACTGGTGGATGAGTGAGAGTTTTTGCTGTTGATCTCTATGATTGGATGAGGCACTATgttaggaaagaaaaaaaaaaggaggtttTTTCATGTGAAATGCAAGCCTAGGATACAAGAGCCAAGGCATTATAGCAGAACATGCATGATCTATTAATAAAAAAGGGGCAGGATGCTAGAAATACTGTTTTGTCGTCCTGACTTATCATGAGATAGGCCCTGTTTTGTCATTGTGGCTACTAAAATTACTCGATTTTATGAGTCGACCATCTAATGTGAGACTAGTGCACTATTAGAAATCTAGAAGCATGTTAGCatggaaaaaaatattattgatttGATGATCCTGATTTTCAGTGTTTCTTTTGATAGGAAACTGTAGGTACTTGGATTATCTTTTATTAAGGAGTTCTAGAATGTATAATGTGCCTGATGCTCATGTTGTGGATGTTATACAATCTCCAATTTCGAAGTTCAAGGACTTGTATTTCTGATTTAGTGGTCCACTAATATTGATAGTTTTCCCAAAACCTGTGAACTAATTAGTATGAGAATTGATAGGAAATGAAGGCATACTTGGATGTCTCTTGGTAAAGTTTGACAGATGGATTGGGTTAGTGTTGGATACTGAAACCCTAGTAAAATTAGTGATATGGAATACTATTCATGAACCCTGGAGAGTAGGCTGAACTCCAGTTCTGACGGCAAAGCAGTCACCAAGTTGGATATAAACCTGAACAAAATTTATCTGAAATTTAGGTTTCGGGCAGGACCCCATTGGTTTCCACTGAGGACATTTCCTTTCCAGCAGTTCATTGTTTGAGAATTCTGCCAAAGGCaccaatattatcatataaatggtacaaaataaaatttaccttatcaactaatGAACTTGAAAATGATGATAACCCATTAGGGCTTTAATATGTTGCATATTGAACATAAACATAAACACATTATGTCATACACCTGCTATTCATTTGAGACTGGTGACAAATATGGCTGGATATAGTTGGCTGCTGTGATGAACAGGAGGAAGGATCACCGTTAAGTACATCTGAATGAGATCATTGATTTTAGGCTAAAGTAATGCCTTAAGTAGGAGGtaactcttaaaaaaaaaaaacaaagatataTCTGGCCATATTTGTCACCAGTccacaaaaaaggaaaaaaacaggAGCATTATGAAGAACAATGATGCCATAAAGACGAGGGAAGCGAGGGAAAGCAAGGGAAAGAAACTCTTTTCAATAGATAGGTTTGTAGCTTGTTAGTTGCCTAGGAATTGACAATCTGGTCTTTGAATTTATTTGAGAGTAGGTATTCATCTGGCTCTTTTCTTTTTGGGTCATTTTAAGACACTAGCAATCAATCATCTGTCAACAACAAAGCATAATTGTAActgccttaaaaaaaaaaataaaggcagcttggtgcacaaagctcccttgtatgcggggtccggggaaggggcggaccacaatatgcctatagtatgcagccttaccttgcatttttgcaagaggctgtttccatgccttgaacctgtgacctccaggtcacacggtgacaaccttaccgttgcacCTAACCTCCCCTTCTACAATTGTAACTGGgtgattaatattattatttcccGAGCTTCGTTTATATTGCtagttttgtttatttattttttgtggaCTAGGTGCTGCGGTACAAGGTGGACTGTATTCCTCCAGTAGTAGGACCAGTGCAGTCTGCATCCGAAGCAGAAGGATGAGAGGAACCTGTCCAGAATATGGCTGTTGCAGTTTAGCCCCAGTTCGTGCTTCCTCCTAATTTCTGTCATATCCATCTGTACTTTTTTTATTTGTTCATAATCTTTATCTTGTCCCCTGCAGTTGATTATTTCAATTGGATTTCCTTTATTCTGATGTGCCACGACTTATGGATGTAGAATATTTAAACTTGTACTCAAATTTGTATATTAATTGGAGCTTTGTAGAATGAATTTTAGTTTGATCATTGCAACCAAAGGTTACAAAGAATTTCCAAGCAAAGTGCACCTGTTATTATGTGCCTATGATAATCTCTTTTCCCCATCTTGGGGGCTGAGGTTCGGGAGATTTTGAAGTACTCCAAAACATCAGCCAATAATTATCATCATCTTAATATGATTTCTAGCCATGTATTTGGAGATTAGTATAGTCATGGTGGAACTAATCACGTTTCACATTGCTGCCAATGAGTTCACTGTACACTGGATCTTAtggttattgttatttttttatagaAGACCAAAGAAAACAAGTTGTTTTTGTTATGGTATGCATTTGAATCGTAGAATTTGTTACTATCATGCTTCTTTAACAGGGTGATAGTTGTAATCGGTTTGGTACTTTTTGGTTTTGGGCAAAATTGAACACTGAAGTAGGGTTGTTCAACAACACGCCTAACTAGATAAACTCAAATTGAACCTACCCATAAGTAAGATTATCACAATGATATGCCCCGGTCTCAACTTACGGCCCAGGTGTTACtgtagtgacgtctgtgtacctgatatacttctcaacatatatatacgcagcggaaaacataaacatccactAGAGTTTTAACTGCCTAATGGATACATACAATTATTACATTCATATACAATATTGTATGATACTCTACGCATTCTCGAGACttacaacattttacaagttCTGTAAACCTATAACATAACCTACAAAATCGAGCTCGTGGAGACACTCAAAAATAGATCACTACCCTGCCTTAGTCCTTGCTAATCTCAACCTCAATAAGGacctaaaaagatagtttgtatgataaggtgagacaccttttagtaagggacGATTAAGCTAATAATAGTGTGTGGTAAACATGCTTAGTGTTTAACAAAAACATAGACATATATAATCATCTTTTTCGTAATTATAAAATACGCAgcccattttcatcatatgaacaGTCTCATAGTATATAACAATGATTACATAAATGTACAGATATATAGGATATGACACGCCCTCAAACTCTATATCATGTATGAATCCCCACAACCAcccctactgtctcaatacagtttgggtacacgatcaagaggcaaactcacactaagaccgcccctactgtctcaatacTGCTTGGGTTAGTATAGATCAAAAGTATGGTACCCTCATTGGCAATGGATCCATGCCTACACTATCAGTCTCCAGGATTcttaaagcatatcgtgcaatttaagcaatttaaacactcttttgaaatcatttcacaaaacacatcattacgtGAAATCCAGCCCGTAGCCGTCAAATAAATTTTTTgcattttcacaacaattccagtatttcacgaCATCAATACCTACCACACAGTTTTCCACATTCGAAAACAACCcgaaagtaaatataaacaatTAATATCATAGTTGggtttaaaataacaaaaattgcATTTCCAATCGGTGAAAAGGTCCATAGTGACAAgtataatattctaaaaatataacatttgaatttgaccggttggttttgaaaataaagctgGTTTACCAAATCAAGGCTTGGAAACCCTAAAACCGTCGTAATTCGAtatttaaaagttatttcaaaattcaatcaattcatattgtataaatcactgTTTTAACATAACCCCTTTACTTGCGTGTGAATCGGAGTCTGAAACGACTCGGAACTCAAGCCCTAACTTTCCGAATTCCGAACCTAAACGGCTTAAAACAATAACAcgaaaaccctgaaacctaatACTCGAAGAACAACACTTAAGTATAATTTCATATACTACAGATCTACTAGACCAAAAGCAAAAAttgacccttacctcgattttctagaaaaactcgaaaatctccaaaatgaaattctgatccgtagaacctGTAGAGATTCCTTCCTGACCCACGTAGCGACGTCGGATCGTCGATTTTGGCAACACACGACCtgaaaatcttagagagagagagagagagagagagagagagagagagagagagagagagagagagagagagattattaagaaaaacctaacttagcatttaagtaatcaaaataaatatctcctccaagatatttatgtataaatatctcaaaacatcttttctaaaatatctcctccaaaatatctctttatttatttatttattatttatttatttgatcgggttactacaatctctcctttttatAAACTTTCGTCCTCCAAATTTGCTAACTATTCCTATCACATCGTCTGAACTCTAACTGCTCTGTCTCTAGGAAGAGCTGACAGCCAACCACATAACAGCCTCGTCTTAAATTTATTACCTACTCTCATttatagcggaggaatatcgtggttacatacaatAGTCTTGGAAGCTCACATTACATATACAAACTCTCCCAGAGACAATCCACATACCCTTACCATAAGCAAAAAGGAATACACTTACATATCTACATTACTTGTCTAACTTTGAACATCTCTAAATAgttgaggatacttctgacgtatcccggcctctaattcccaagaagtctCCTCAACCACGTGGTTACGCCATAGCACCTTTAccaatggtatctccttggtacgcagccTCCGTACCTtctgatccaaaatctgaactagtACCTCACCATAAGCTAGTGCTTCACTGATCTCTAaggactcataactgatcacgtgcaATGGATctggcacgtacttcctcagcaccgacacgtgaaacacatcatgcacCCTAGATAAGGTCGGGGGTATGGCTACCCGATAAGAAAATGGACCTATCCTCTCTAAGATCTCGAACGGCCCAGTGTACCCAGGACTCAACTTGCCATTCCTCCCGAACCTCGTCACTCCTTTCATAGGAGCAACCCTAAAAAATACCATATCTCTGATATCAAATTTTAGTTCCTGTCGGCgagtatcggcataactcttctactgactctcAGCTGATCTAATCCTTTCTCTGATACGCTTGACCTTCGCAGAGCTCTGCTGAACCAACACCGGTCCCAAAATCTGCTGCTTACCTACCTCAccctagtacaatggagatcggcactgacgaccatacaaggcctcatatggtgccatctcaatactagcctagtagctgttgttataagcaaattctATGAGCAGTAGATACCGAATCCAACTGTTACCGAAATCCAACAcgcatgctcgcagcatatcctccaaaatctgaatCGTCCTTTCTAACTGTCCATCCTTCTGCGGGTGAAATGTCGTGCTGAACGTGAGCTGTGaccccaaggcatcctgtaaccCCTTCTAGAACCGagatgtgaaatgtgggtctcgatttgaaacgATAGACACCGGGACGCCATGGAGTCGTACTACCTCCTGTATGTACAACTCTACTAGCATATTCATagaatagctgactctgattggaatgaagtgtgtcGTCTTAGTTAGCCGATCCaccaccacccaaatagcattttgttcGTGCACCGCTGAAGTTAACCTCGTAATAAAATCTATCgagatgtgttcccacttccacttgggaatgtcaaacGGCTGTAGTGGTCCTGctggtctttgatgctcagccttcacctgctgacatgtccgACATTGCCCAACAAACTCGGCCACTtccctcttcatattactccaccagaacgattctcgCAGATCTCCATACATTTTCGTGCTTCCTAGATGAACAATATAGAGAGAACGATGAGCCTCCTTcagaatcatcctctttatcttTGTGTCTTCTGGTACACACAGTTTGGTGTggaatctgagaactccatccgtAGAGACAGTAAAGTCTGAATGTGGTTCACTCTGTAGTTTCTCCACAATCTTTACAAACTCCACGTCGTTCAACTGAGCAACTTTGATTCATTCTCGTAAGGTCGGCTGAGCCACCAACTCAGCAATGAGGGCCTAGGGATCCTCATCCACTAGCTCTACCCtcaatctctctagatccatcctgatctGATGTTACCCCATAACTGTTGAAACCGACGCCTCCACTGACTTTCGActcagcgcatcagctaccacattagtttttctagggtgatagctaatggtacagtcgtagtctttgatcaattCGAGCCACTTgcgctacctcatattcaactccttttgggtgaggaagtatttaagactcttatgatcagtaaaaatctcgcattTCTCACTATACAGATAGTGCTACTAGATCTTTAgagcaaacacaactgctgccaactccaaatcatgcgtagggtaattcttctcgtactccttgagctgACGAGAAGCGTAGGCAACCACTTTaccctgttgcatcaaaacacaacctagtcccttcaaggatgcgtcactgtagatcacgaaGCCACCATCTCCTGATAGAATAGTCAACATTGGAGCCGTGGCCAAGCGCCTCTTCAACTCTTGGAACTCTGCTCGCAGTCTCTAGTCCACGCAAACCTGCTACCTTTCCTAGTAAGCTGCGTCAAAGGGCCCGACAGCTTAGAAAAGCCCTCGACGAACCAACGATAATACTcagccagacccaagaaactacAAACCTCTTGCGCATTCCTTGGTCTCACCCAGTCAACTACCTCCTCAACTTTACCTAGGTCAACTGAAATCCCCTCCTTGGACaccacgtgccctagaaatgcaacctgctcaagctagaattcgcatttcttgaatttagcgaatagttccttctctctaagttccTGAATGACTACTCTAAGATAAGCATCATGCTTTGttggactcttcgaatacaccaagaTGTCGTCGATGAACAGCACCACGAATTTATCCATGcactcgtggaacaccctgtttatcaagtccatgaatgctgcaggtgcattcgtcaaaccaatcggcataaccaaaaactcgtaattGCCATACtgggttcggaaagcagtcttcaatACATCCTCTGCTTCACCTTCAGCCAGTGATACCCGGACTACAGATCGATATTCGAAAAGACCTGAgtgccctgcaactggtcaaacaaGTCGTCAATCCGAGGCAACAGATATctgttcttcactgtcaccttattgatctcttgataatcgatgcacatcctcatcgacccgtccttctttttcacaaacaacacgGGCGCACCCCAGGGTGACACGCTCAACCTGATGAACCCCTTGTCCAAaagttcttgcaactgctcctttaccTCTTTcaactcagctggagccatcTTGTAAGGCGCCTTGGAGATTGGTGCCGTCCTCGGTGCTAACTCAATACAAACTGCACTTCCCTGTCTGGAGGCAATCTTGGCAAGTCTTCAGGAAAGACATCGGAGA
This window contains:
- the LOC131160942 gene encoding uncharacterized protein LOC131160942, whose product is MAPAELKEVKEQLQELLDKGFIRLSVSPWGHSGLFEYRSVVRVSLAEGEAEDVLKTAFRTQYGNYEFLVAFLGHVVSKEGISVDLGKVEEVVDWVRPRNAQEVCSFLGLAEYYRWFVEGFSKLSGPLTQLTRKGSRFHTKLCVPEDTKIKRMILKEAHRSLYIVHLGSTKMYGDLRESFWWSNMKREVAEFVGQCRTCQQVKAEHQRPAGPLQPFDIPKWKWEHISIDFITRVAPMKGVTRFGRNGKLSPGYTGPFEILERIGPFSYRVAIPPTLSRVHDVFHVSVLRKYVPDPLHVISYESLEISEALAYGEVLVQILDQKVRRLRTKEIPLVKVLWRNHVVEETSWELEAGIRQKYPQLFRDVQS